The following nucleotide sequence is from Cellvibrio sp. PSBB006.
CTGGCCCGACATTGGCGATGCGGTATTGCGCTCGGTGGATGATGTTACGCAGATGGATATTCCTGTGGGCAGTTATATTCTTGCCACCATCGGTGCAGCGGCATTGTGGTTCCGTCGGTGAGTATTTTGTAGGTTGGCTTAGCACAAGCGTAAGCCAACGCGGTGTCGGAAAATGGGTTGTGCTTGAAATAAGGCACACATTGCTTGGGGATTTGTTTGTCGGATTACGGCCTGCAGCCTAATTCGACGTGATGATGTATGGTTATTTATTTTAAAATTTTATTGTTTATCGCGATGTGCGCCTTGCCGATTTTCGGTGCGCGCGATATGTGGCTGCGTCTGGATTTTATCTGGCCTGCGGTGATTTACAGCGTGCTTAGCCTGATCACTTTTTTAATCTATCGCAGCGATAATTGCCGTGCGCAACAAGGCGAGCGTCGCTTCTCTGAAAAATCCCTGCAATTATTTGCGCTGCTGGGCGGCTGGCCCGGTGCGCTGCTCGCGCAACAATTATTTCGTCACAAAACCCGCAAAGTTTCGTTTCAGCTTTTATTCTGGTTCATCGTTTCGCTGCATCTCGCGTTCTGGTGCGACTGGTTTTTATCCGGCGGTCATTATTCCTCATTAGTGCTGAAATTCCTGATGGGCCGCTAAGCTTTTTCACTTCTGCATCACACCTGTTCTGCTGTCACCGGATTCATGTTAGCTAGAGCACTGACATGTCCCGGTGCTCCGTCCTAGCATCACCTGACTGCCATTCGCGCGCGCTGTATACAGCGTGAAATGCACTCGGTTAACAGGATGTAATGATGACCCATTCGCTGCAAGATTCCGCCGCGCCTCGCGCAACCGGTCGCCCCGTGTATCTGGTGGATGGTGCGCGCACGCCTTTTTTGAAAGCGCGCGGCAAACCCGGTCCGTTTTCGCCGGTGGATCTGGCGGTGCAGTGCGGGCGCCCATTGCTGTTGCGTCTGGATATCCCCGCCGATGCTTTTGACCAGGTGATCCTCGGCTGCGTCAATGTGGTGGCGGGCGAGATGAACCCCGCGCGCATTGCGGCGCTGCGTTTGGGTATGGGTGAAGCCATGACGGCTTTTACCGTACAGATCAATTGCGGTTCCGGTATGCAGTCCGTGGATACTGCCTTTCGTTATATCCGTGAAGGCTCGGCAGATTTGATTCTCGCCGGCGGTACCGAAGCCCTGAGTCACGCGCCCATGGTGCTGGAGGACGAGGCGGTGGAGTGGCTGGCCGGCGTGCAGCAAGCCAAAAGCCTTGCGGATCGCCTGCACCAACTCACGCACTTCAAGCCAGGCTTCCTTAAGCCGGTCATCAGTTTGAAACGGGGCCTGACAGATCCCATCGCCGAGTTGAACATGGGGCAAACTGCCGAAGTAATCGCTCACTTATTTAATATCACGCGCCTGCAGGCGGACGAATACGCCGTATCCAGCCATCACCGGCTGGCCCGCGCACAACAGGAAGGCTGGCTCAAACAGGAAGTCTTACCCGTCTTCAGCGATGCCGGGGAATTGTTCGAAGACGATGACGGCGTGCGGCCCGACAGCTCGCTGGAGTCCCTGACCAAACTGAAGCCGGTATTCGAAGCACCTTACGGCAAGGTCACGGCCGGCAATAGCTCGCAAATTACCGACGGCGCTTCCTGGCTGGTGCTGGCCTCGGAAGAGGCGGTACAGAAATACCAACTCACCCCCAGGGCGGTAATCCTCGACAGCGACTGGGCTGCGCTCGACCCGGCGATCATGGGCCTGGGGCCGGTCCTCAGTTGCTCCAGCCTGCTGACGCGCAACCAACTGGCGCTGGATGATATTGACCTGTGGGAACTCAACGAAGCCTTCGCGGCACAGGTGCTCGCCTGTCTGGCCGCCTTCAACGACGCCGATTTCTGCCGCACCGCATTGGGTCGCGAAACCCCTTGGGGGCTGATTGATCGCAACCGGCTGAATATCGACGGCGGCGCCGTCAGCCTAGGCCACCCGGTGGGCACCAGCGGCAACCGGATCGTCCTGCATCTGATGAATGCCATGCAGCGCAACGGGTTCAAACGTGGCATCGCCACAGAATGTATTGGCGGCGGACAATCCGGCGCTATGTTGATTGAAGCAGTCTAGGGAGTACCTCCATGGCCGGCCACATACTCGACACACTCAACCGACAGGAACGCCAACTCGGGCCCTTCGGTCGGGGCGACCTGATCAACACCGAGGTGAACCCCTGGCAGCACTGGCACCTGCGTACCGATGATACGGGTATCGCCTGGCTGGTCATGGACCGCGCGGATGCGAATACCAATTCGCTGTCGCAGGCGGTGTTGGAAGAACTCGGACAGATACTGGAACAACTGTTACTGAACAAACCCCGCGGCCTGGTGCTGCGCTCCGCCAAGGACAACCACTTTTGTGTGGGCGCCGACATCCGCGAATTCCGCTCCCTGGAAACCACCGAATCCGTTGAACAAAAACTCCATGCCGCCCATGCGGTGGCAGACCGACTTGCCAGCCTGAATTTCCCTACCGTCGCCGTGATCCATGGCCACTGCTTCGGCGGCGGCCTGGAACTGGCACTCTGCTGCCGCTATCGCCTCGCCGTGCCCGGCGCCAGCCTGGGTTTTCCAGAGGTGCAACTGGGCCTGCATCCGGGATTGGGTGGCACCGCACGCGCCACGCAATTAATCGATCCCATCGCGGCCATGACCATGATGCTGACCGGCAAACCCATGCCGGACAGCAAAGCCAAAAAACTGGGGCTGATTGATGATCTGGTACCGGAGCGCCATCTCGCCAATGCCATTGAAGCCGCCATGCGCGGCAAACTGCCTCGTCAGCAACCGGGCCTGAAAGCGCGCCTGCTCAACAGCGCCCCGGCCCGCCAACTGGCGGCAAAAAAGATGCGTGAACAGGCCGCGCACAAAGCCTCACCGGACCACTACCCGGCACCGGAAGCCTTGATCGAACTCTGGGAAAAGCACGGTAGCGACAGTAGTGCCATGCGCCGCGCCGAAATCAGTTCGTTTGCCCGTCTGCTCACTGGCCACACCGCGCAAAACCTCATCCGGGTGTTCTTTCTGCGCGAGGCCATGAAAGGCATTGCCAAGGAACAACCGACCTACCATTTCAAGCGGGTTCACGTGGTGGGTGCAGGCGCGATGGGCGGCGACATTGCCGGCTGGTGCGCACTGCAAGGCCTGACCGTGACATTGTCAGATCAGAAAACCGATTCCATTGCCCGCGCCGTTAAACAGGCGGCGGAACTGTGTGACCGCAAGCATCTGGGTCCGGCGGAGAAGCGGCGCGTACTGGACCGTTTAATTCCCGACCTCAACAATCTTGGCGTGCGTACCGCCGATATCGTGATTGAGGCGGTGCCGGAAGATCTCGACATCAAACACAAGGTCTACCGCGCTATCGAGCCCAAGCTTAAACCCGGCGCCATACTCGCCACCAATACCTCCAGCATTCCGCTGGACCAGCTCAAGGAAGGCCTACAGAATCCGGAGCGACTGGTGGGGCTGCATTTCTTCAACCCGGTGGCCATGATGCAGTTGATTGAAGTGGTCAGCCAACGGGGTATCGCCGAGGACACTTACCAAAAAGCATTGGCCTTTACCGGCAAGATCAACCGCCTCCCCGCCCCGGTTTCCAGTGCACCGGGCTTCCTGGTCAATCGCGCGCTTACGCCTTATTTGCTCGAAGCCATGGTGATGCTGGACGAAGGCATCGCTCCGGAAAGCATTGATCAGGCCGCGGTGGATTTCGGGATGCCGGTGGGTCCGGTGGAGCTGGCGGATCAGGTTGGCCTCGACATCTGCCTTGGCGTGGCCGATATGCTCCACGAACAGCTCTCCACCGAGATGGCACCCATACCGGACTGGCTGCGGCAAAAAGTCGAGGAGGGCAAGCTCGGCAAAAAATCGGGCCAGGGTTTATATACCTGGCAGGATGGCAAGGCGCAGAAAAAGAAGGATCTACCCAAGGCGCCGGAAGGCACGGTGAATCGCCTGATTCTGCCGATGCTGAACGCCTGCATGGCGTGCCTGCGGCTGGGCGTGGTTCCGGACGAAGATATCCTCGACGGCGCCATGATCTTCGGCACCGGCTTTGCCCCGTTCCGGGGAGGTCCGATGCACTATGCGCGCCGCAATGGTTTTGCGGAAATCGCCATCCGCCTGGATGTACTGGAACAACAACATGGCCCACGCTTCAGGCCCGACCCCGGCTGGCGCAAGGACAATGGATGAGCTGAAGTGCCAGCCCCGGTTATTCTCTGATCCACAGGCCCTGGCTGATGCCGTTATCGAACGTGTAGGGAAACGGATCGTCCTCGGTTTACCCCTGGGATTGGGAAAAGCCAATGAGTTCGCCAATGCGCTGTTCGAGCGCGCCTGTAATGACCGCAGCATTTCCCTCACGATTTTTACCGCGCTGACACTGGAAGCACCACCCGCCAGCAGTGAACTGGCCAAACGCTTCCTCAACCCGCTGCGCGACCAGTTCTTCGGTGACTATCCAAGGCTCGCCTACGCCCGCACGCTCAGCCAAGGCAAACCATTACCCGGCAATATCCGCGTCCAGGAATTCTTTCTGCAACCGGGTAAATGGTTGGGCAATGCCCAGGTACAGCAGAATTATGTTTCGCTCAACTACACCTATGCCTTGCAGTTTTTGCTGAATGCGCGGGTCAATGTTATCGGCCAGCTCCTGGCGCCGCCCGCCAATTATGAAGCCGGTGAATTACCCGCGCAGGTCAGTTTAAGCAGCAACCCCGACATCACCGCCGACCTGCTGGATTTGCGCCGGGACGGCAAGCTGGAGTGCCTGATGGTGGGCGAGATAAACCGCCACCTGCCCTTTATGCACGGCGCGGCCGAGCGCAGCACCGATGAATTTGATTTGCTGCTGGATACCGGCCCGGTGTATTTCTCGCTCTTCAAGCCACCGCAGCAACCGGTGAGCCTGATGGATCATGCCATTGGTTTGCACGTGGCCCGTCTGATCCCAGACGGCGGCACCTTGCAGATCGGTATCGGTTCCATCGGCGACGCCATTGCCAGCGGCTTGATCCTGCGCCAGCAGCACAACGACATCTTCCGCGAATGCGTGCGCAACCTGTTGGGCAACCGCAAAACCCTGCCCGGTTATGAAGAACCGTTTCGCGACGGGCTATACGGGTTGAGCGAAATGCTGGTAGAGGGTTTTCTTGCGCTGATCAACGCCAGCATCGTTAAACGCGAGGTCGATGGTTACCTGATGCACGCCGGTTTTTTTATGGGCAGCCCGCATTTTTATCAGATGCTGGAGCAGATGGACCCGGCGATTCGCCGCCGGATTGCGATGATGCCGGTGTCGTTTGTAAATGAACTCTACGGCGACGAACCACAAAAACGCCGCGCGCGGGTCAAGGCGCGCTTCGTCAATTCCGCCATCATGGCCACGCTGAATGGTGCGGTGGTATCCGACGGTCTGGATAACGGTCAGGTCATCAGCGGTGTGGGAGGCCAGCACAACTTCGTCGCCCAGGCGCACGCGCTGGCGGATGCGCGCTCCATTATTACGCTACGCGCAACCCGCACCCACAAGGGCAAGGTGCATTCGAATATTTGCTGGTCCTACGCCAACATCACCATTCCGCGCCATATGCGCGATATCGTGGTAACGGAATACGGCGCGGCAGATTTGCGTGGTAAATGTGATGCAGAGGTTATCGCGGCGTTGCTGAATATTGCCGATTCACGTTTTCAGATGGCGCTATTACAACAAGCCAAACGGGCCAAAAAAATCCCGGCAGATTATGAGATTCCGCCGCTCTATCGCCACAACACGCCAGCGCATTTGTTGACGCTGTTGGGGCCGATCCGCGCGCGCGGTTATCTCAACCATTTTCCTATCGGCAGTGACTTTACGCCGACAGAACAGCGACTCGCCGCTGCGCTGAAAATTCTCAATAAACAACAAGGTTCAAGGAAAGCACTCTGGAGACTATTTAAAAAATCCTGGGGCCAAACACCAGACGAAGCCGTTCGGGCCTGTTTGAAGCGCATGGATCTGGATGCCCCCGGGTCGCTTAAATTAAAGCTGTATCGCCGCCTGTTGATTGGCGCGCTATGCGAGCACTATTAACGTTAAAAATCGGAACTCCCCCCACCTCTCCCAGTCGCAGAATCAGGCTACACGCCTTGTGTGATTTACCTGAGTCGACTTCCATCTGATCACCTTGCCAGAGGAGACGCATCATGAAAGTAAAAGAAGCCATGACCAGTCAATGCGAGTTCATCGAACCGGATGACAACCTGCAACAAGCGGCGCAAAAAATGCGTGACCTGAATTGCGGGTTTCTACCCATTGTGCGTCCAGCTACCGGTGCGCTGGAAGGTGTGATTACGGATCGCGATATTGTGGTGCGTGCGGTGGCAGACGGCTGTCATCCTACCGAAACCTTGTTGAACCAGATTGAAACGCCCAACGTGCTTTATTGTTACGCGGAAGACGGCGTTGAATCCGCTGCGGATAAGATGAGTGAACAAGGCGTGTATCGATTGATTGTCCTTGATTCACCGGAAACCAAACGCCTGTGCGGGGTAATCTCCCTCGGCGATATTTTGCGGCATAACGAAGAAATTCTCGCAGCGGAAACGGCGCGGCATATTATGATTAATGCGGCGTAGAGAAATCTGTGGGTCGGATTAACGCAGCGTAATCCGACCAAACTATCAATGACCCGCCTGCCCCACCACCACTGGCTGATAACGCTTAACGGTATAGCCCTCTGCTGCAAACAATTCCAACAAATTACCCGGCCCGGTAAAGTGCATCGCATCGACCAACACCAACTCTACATCCTTACTTTTTAACATACCGGCAAATGCCGGCAGCCAGGATTTATTGCGCTTGACCACCAACTCGTTGTACAAATCCGGCGCCTGGGTGCGTAGTTTCTTGCTTTTGAGTTCATCGAGTTTTTCCATATCACCCTTACGCCAACTTTGTGTCGCTTGCTGGGTCGTTTCGGATAAATTTTTCAATTCATCCAGAGTGGCTTTGATTAACGCATCGGCGTCCGCATTATTAACCACTTGCAAAAGCTGGATTTGTTGGTCGATGGATTCCAGCGCAATAACCGGCTTGCCCGCACGACGCGCGCGATAAAAATAATGGGCATCAACACCGTTGGTAAATTCCAGGCGTTTGGTTTCCATCAGGGTGAGGGTAAAGCTGGCAAAGGCGGGTTTGAACATAAATAAACTGAAGACCGGTACGCGGCGCTCCCGCGCGAATGCTTCCAACTCCTGCCACACCGGCGCGGACAGTACCGATTTTAAATTGCGACCATCGGTGTACATACTGGCCTGCATGGCGCGCACACCAAAA
It contains:
- a CDS encoding TraB/GumN family protein: MLKTSVALIMLLLTPAVWAEAAIWEVSHGKHSFRVGASLGALKKTAYPLPAEFDEAFREADALYVERDIHAVNQPDFGVRAMQASMYTDGRNLKSVLSAPVWQELEAFARERRVPVFSLFMFKPAFASFTLTLMETKRLEFTNGVDAHYFYRARRAGKPVIALESIDQQIQLLQVVNNADADALIKATLDELKNLSETTQQATQSWRKGDMEKLDELKSKKLRTQAPDLYNELVVKRNKSWLPAFAGMLKSKDVELVLVDAMHFTGPGNLLELFAAEGYTVKRYQPVVVGQAGH
- a CDS encoding acetyl-CoA C-acetyltransferase; translation: MTHSLQDSAAPRATGRPVYLVDGARTPFLKARGKPGPFSPVDLAVQCGRPLLLRLDIPADAFDQVILGCVNVVAGEMNPARIAALRLGMGEAMTAFTVQINCGSGMQSVDTAFRYIREGSADLILAGGTEALSHAPMVLEDEAVEWLAGVQQAKSLADRLHQLTHFKPGFLKPVISLKRGLTDPIAELNMGQTAEVIAHLFNITRLQADEYAVSSHHRLARAQQEGWLKQEVLPVFSDAGELFEDDDGVRPDSSLESLTKLKPVFEAPYGKVTAGNSSQITDGASWLVLASEEAVQKYQLTPRAVILDSDWAALDPAIMGLGPVLSCSSLLTRNQLALDDIDLWELNEAFAAQVLACLAAFNDADFCRTALGRETPWGLIDRNRLNIDGGAVSLGHPVGTSGNRIVLHLMNAMQRNGFKRGIATECIGGGQSGAMLIEAV
- a CDS encoding DUF1294 domain-containing protein, translating into MVIYFKILLFIAMCALPIFGARDMWLRLDFIWPAVIYSVLSLITFLIYRSDNCRAQQGERRFSEKSLQLFALLGGWPGALLAQQLFRHKTRKVSFQLLFWFIVSLHLAFWCDWFLSGGHYSSLVLKFLMGR
- a CDS encoding acetyl-CoA hydrolase/transferase C-terminal domain-containing protein, producing MAHASGPTPAGARTMDELKCQPRLFSDPQALADAVIERVGKRIVLGLPLGLGKANEFANALFERACNDRSISLTIFTALTLEAPPASSELAKRFLNPLRDQFFGDYPRLAYARTLSQGKPLPGNIRVQEFFLQPGKWLGNAQVQQNYVSLNYTYALQFLLNARVNVIGQLLAPPANYEAGELPAQVSLSSNPDITADLLDLRRDGKLECLMVGEINRHLPFMHGAAERSTDEFDLLLDTGPVYFSLFKPPQQPVSLMDHAIGLHVARLIPDGGTLQIGIGSIGDAIASGLILRQQHNDIFRECVRNLLGNRKTLPGYEEPFRDGLYGLSEMLVEGFLALINASIVKREVDGYLMHAGFFMGSPHFYQMLEQMDPAIRRRIAMMPVSFVNELYGDEPQKRRARVKARFVNSAIMATLNGAVVSDGLDNGQVISGVGGQHNFVAQAHALADARSIITLRATRTHKGKVHSNICWSYANITIPRHMRDIVVTEYGAADLRGKCDAEVIAALLNIADSRFQMALLQQAKRAKKIPADYEIPPLYRHNTPAHLLTLLGPIRARGYLNHFPIGSDFTPTEQRLAAALKILNKQQGSRKALWRLFKKSWGQTPDEAVRACLKRMDLDAPGSLKLKLYRRLLIGALCEHY
- a CDS encoding CBS domain-containing protein; this encodes MKVKEAMTSQCEFIEPDDNLQQAAQKMRDLNCGFLPIVRPATGALEGVITDRDIVVRAVADGCHPTETLLNQIETPNVLYCYAEDGVESAADKMSEQGVYRLIVLDSPETKRLCGVISLGDILRHNEEILAAETARHIMINAA
- a CDS encoding 3-hydroxyacyl-CoA dehydrogenase NAD-binding domain-containing protein; protein product: MAGHILDTLNRQERQLGPFGRGDLINTEVNPWQHWHLRTDDTGIAWLVMDRADANTNSLSQAVLEELGQILEQLLLNKPRGLVLRSAKDNHFCVGADIREFRSLETTESVEQKLHAAHAVADRLASLNFPTVAVIHGHCFGGGLELALCCRYRLAVPGASLGFPEVQLGLHPGLGGTARATQLIDPIAAMTMMLTGKPMPDSKAKKLGLIDDLVPERHLANAIEAAMRGKLPRQQPGLKARLLNSAPARQLAAKKMREQAAHKASPDHYPAPEALIELWEKHGSDSSAMRRAEISSFARLLTGHTAQNLIRVFFLREAMKGIAKEQPTYHFKRVHVVGAGAMGGDIAGWCALQGLTVTLSDQKTDSIARAVKQAAELCDRKHLGPAEKRRVLDRLIPDLNNLGVRTADIVIEAVPEDLDIKHKVYRAIEPKLKPGAILATNTSSIPLDQLKEGLQNPERLVGLHFFNPVAMMQLIEVVSQRGIAEDTYQKALAFTGKINRLPAPVSSAPGFLVNRALTPYLLEAMVMLDEGIAPESIDQAAVDFGMPVGPVELADQVGLDICLGVADMLHEQLSTEMAPIPDWLRQKVEEGKLGKKSGQGLYTWQDGKAQKKKDLPKAPEGTVNRLILPMLNACMACLRLGVVPDEDILDGAMIFGTGFAPFRGGPMHYARRNGFAEIAIRLDVLEQQHGPRFRPDPGWRKDNG